One Glycine max cultivar Williams 82 chromosome 8, Glycine_max_v4.0, whole genome shotgun sequence genomic window, CTTTAGTTGCTTGAGAAGATTTAGTCCCAACAAAATTGAGTGCGCCCTCTCATGGAAACGTTAATGAGATGCATGTTATAAGTTGTTCATATCTGGAACATAAAGGacaaatcatttataaaatGAAGGAATTATGAATAAGAGTAATTCAAAttcctcatccaaacacaaggtAAAGGCTTTCAGATTAGGCAATCCATAATAGGCTAGAAAGGCTACCGGATTACTTAGTCTGGAAAAGCAAGCACACTTATGAATCACATGATCCAGAAGtccaaaaataaagttaaaatttaaaagctcTAGACGGGGTATTTTTGGAAACgggtaaattttaaaatctaagggggtgcaggaagcaacagTCGAGTTTGTCAGTTGGGTTTTTTGGATCGGGTTGCGTGACCCAGTTTGGCCCAAAAGTGACTTAATCCAAATATTTTGCCCTAACACGATTACACGAGTCGTTTTCTGATTCTCCTACATCCTCACAAAGATGCAAACCGAGCACTCTTCTCTCGTTTCTCAGCTGCTCCCTTATTGTGATTTGTGAGTGCTCTGTATCTGTATCTGTAACTGTACCATACTGTTGCTGATAAGAATATAATATGATAGAACTTGGTATCTGACTATCTGCTAAGTTTTTGGTACTTTGTTCTTTAGTCAACTTAGACTTTTTGGTAATGAATTTGTTATGCTAGTAAAGTCCTAGAAGCTTTCTGTGGCATCATTTTGtgaaatagaaaatttattttgctGCATCTTAGGGGGATAAATTTAGAGAGATAGACTTGTAGAGAAATTTTTGGAACAACTCTGATCTCCTGGTTTATAATCACAAGCATCAATTTGCATTCAGTGTGAACattgcttttgttttgtttgttaaatttaaaCCCCTTTCTAACTTTCATCAGTTCAGAATAATGTTTTGCCCAAAATTGTTGTTTTCAGTTGATACCCTCCCCTCCAATGTCTTACATTTTTcgctgattttattttatttccaatttGTCTTTCCTCAGATTATGTTAAGTCCCAAATAATGTCTTCTAAGAGAGCCTCATCAGTTACAGTTAGTTGTCTTTTGAAGTTGTGCAAAGGATGTTGCTCACACAAAGGCCTTAGTACATTGAGTGCTGTTAGTACTGCTGCTGAAAGGACAGATTTACAGTTTTCTGGTGGTTATCAAAATGATGATTCTTCAGGTTACCAGCAAAATCGTGTTGGGTTTTATCTGGAAAGCCAAAATAAGGCTGATTCTTATGAGCTTTTGAACAAGCAAAGACCTGATTATGTTTCCCAAGCAAATGCAGGGCAAAATTCTTATGGAGCTGGTCAGATTGCAGATGGAGGTCATATAAATGTGACCCGAAATGTTCACAATAATTTGGTGGGTCACAATGGAAGTGTCAATGGGTACTTTGGTCAAGGCGACATGAAAATGCAACAAAAAGTTGGGGCAGGTGTTGATAATGCATGGGGCTCTGGGATGCATGCAAATCCATTTGTTGAGAAACATGATTGGACACAGGAACCTGGACAAGGGATGCAGTCTCCCAATGCATATAGTTCACCTGGGCCTTTAGAGTCACAGGGAAATCTTAGAGGGGACCTAAATCAAAACATTGATCATTTTCAGCAGCCACAAAATGTTCATTACAAAGGGAGTCATGAAATGCGTCCACAGTACCCAGGTTATGGACAGTCTCAGCAGAGTCTAAAAGATGGTCAATATTTGCCAAATTTGAATACTGCACAAAGATCAGTGGTTGGCTCTCATCTATCAAGTAATGCAAATCCTGATGGCGAATCAGCCAAAGCATCTAATGATAGTCCATATAGAGGTACACTTGAGGAATTAGATAATTTCTGCATTGAGGGTAACGTGAAGGAAGCAGTTGAAGTTTTGGAATTGCTGGAAAAACTAGATATTCCTGTGGATTTGCCCCGATATTTGCAATTAATGCACCAATGTGGGGAGAATAAGTCTCTTGAAGAGGCAAAAAATGTACACAGGCATGCTTTACAACATCTGTCACCTCTCCAAGTCAGCACATATAATAGAATTTTGGAGATGTATTTAGAATGTGGTTCTGTAGATGATGCTCTCAACATTTTCAACAATATGCCAGAGCGCAATTTGACTACTTGGGATACTATGATAACACAGCTTGCTAAGAATGGGTTTGCCGAAGATTCAATTGATCTATTTACTCAATTCAAAAACTTGGGACTGAAACCTGATGGGCAGATGTTCATTGGAGTTCTATTTGCATGTGGTATGCTGGGAGATATTGACGAGGGAATGCAGCACTTTGAATCCATGAACAAGGATTACGGCATTGTACCATCTATGACTCATTTTGTCAGTGTAGTAGACATGATTGGCAGCATTGGGCATCTGGATGAAGCCTTTGAGTTCATTGAAAAGATGCCAATGAAGCCAAGTGCTGATATATGGGAGACTTTGATGAATCTCTGTAGAGTTCATGGGAACACTGGGCTGGGGGATTGTTGTGCTGAACTAGTTGAGCAGCTAGATTCTTCTTGTTTAAATGAGCAATCAAAGGCTGGTCTTGTACCTGTAAAAGCCTCAGATTTgacaaaagagaaagaaaaaaggacttTGACAAACAAAAATCTTCTTGAAGTAAGGAGTCGAGTCCGTGAATATCGAGCAGGAGATACTTTTCATCCTGAAAGTGATAAGATATATGCCCTGCTTAGAGGTTTAAAGTCACAAATGAAAGAAGCTGGCTATGTTCcggagacaaaatttgtgttgcatgACATAGATCAGGAAGGCAAAGAAGAAGCTCTTCTTGCCCACAGCGAGAGACTTGCTATTGCTTATGGTCTCCTTAACAGCCCTGCTCGCGCTCCGATGAGGGTAATTAAGAACCTCCGTGTTTGTGGTGATTGCCATACAGCACTGAAGATTATTTCTAAGCTTGTAGGCAGAGAACTCATTATTCGAGATGCGAAAAGGTTCCACCATTTTAACGATGGACTATGCTCCTGCAGGGATTATTGGTGAACATGAACTTAGGTACTTCCTgcctcttaattttttatatttccctTGTTATTTGATTGGTAGCTAATGAATTTATTGGAACTGAAATGTCTGCAATTTGTGTGAGCAAAATTTTATACTTCAGAAGTAGTTAAGCTCAACTTACATGAAACAAATCTTCCTTATTTGTTTGTTGTTCAATATAGTGTGCTTAGTTTTTAGAGTATGTACCATGTGCAAATACAATGAGTTTTGCCAGTAAAACTCCAGCCTAGAGGTACTTTATTGCAACTATACTTTTTCTAAGCTGACTAAATTGTTAGTCATAAGGAAGGCTATGATTTATTAATACAGAAGAGTGAAAGACTTAAAACTGTCAGTTTGTTAACATTACAACTCCTAATGCTTTAGTAAAAGCAGAGAGTGCATGACAGATACATCTCCAATTGGTGCTTAATATATCCTTATTCTAATGTTGCTTTCTAAAAGAGATGAAAATGGGATTTCCATTTTCACTTCTAGGAGTTGCAATTTCATATTTGGGCTTATGAATTTATGATAGAAAattgagcagaggccaatgtgaaTTGGTTTGAACAAATGTGAAGTATTGCGTCCTGATTCTGGatcctttcccttttttttctcttaagaaTAGGGCAGTGTTATGATTTAAGAGAGAAATATACTAATAGTGTCTATGTATGACTGGTGGACTGTTGCATGGGTGATGGTCTGTCCCTTAACCATACAATTCCTGTCTCTCTCATATAGGACACTCTGTATCTTGGGGAAAATGAAAGAATATAAATCCTTGAATCCCTTGTGCGAAACACTTGTCAAAGGGACTGTTCAATTGGCCATAGGACATGGAATAATCATTCAGCCTCGTCCTGACCCATCATTTGAATTCCGGGCAAATGCTTGATAACTCCATATTgttttacctggggtgaaacaAACCTTTCTGGTGTAATATACTTACAAAGTCTTGTTTGAGGGCATTGAAAGCTTTGTGCAATATTTGCGGCGTTGAGCATATTATCTGTTTGCCATTTTACAACATGAATATGATGGTAATGTGGATTTCTATGATgctttttttaaccttttatcTTATTTGGCCTTTGATATTTTTGTCAATTGTGTCATGAAGCAAAATTAAGGTAAGCCTCACAACAATCTTGTTATGCAGATGTATCCTGATTCCTGACTACCAGATGGATTGAATAGAATGGCTGTTGGTAAGTAACCCCTCAAGCCAGCAGATAGGGAAATTGTTCATATATCTCCCggtcattaaattaaaattgatcttTATATCCACGAGGAGATTGGAATTTTGTTTAACCAGGCTCTTCCACACTAATAAATCAAGCAGTGGGACGTGCATTCAGGTTGCAGAGGCATTATTCATTGAGTAGTTTTATATAATTGGTTGTTGTAGCTTCCATAtaagatataaattattattgtcacTCCAGGCAAGGGAAAAGCTTATGTAGTTAATagacaacattttttttgaaaggcagtTCATAGACAACATTGACATTCAATGGTATAATTTCAGACAACTTTTTTGGATGTCAGAACCTAGTCATTTACCACAATCTTAAAATCCAAATCATCTGAGTTATAGTCTAAACTTGTTTGCCTTTCATTCTTTCTTGCCTCTTCTGTGTCAAAGTTCTTGCTGGTGTTCATAATTGGACGTTTCCTTCTtgcatatatgtgtgtgttggCAGTTTGAGTTTTGATATGGCTTGCCAAGTGGGAGATAGCTGTCTTGTTGTTTTTGGTGCGTAGGGAACTAGGGATTTGTAGGTCAAAACTAGTACTTGGGTACTAGTCTACTTGCTGATTAAAAAAAGGGTACTTATCTACTCCTCTTTTTGGTGTTGAGCAAGAGATTCAGCTCCCTGCGGAAGCTTTGTTGGAGCATTTAGGATGCTTCGGTGGTGGGGTGCCCCTTTCGTAATAGTTAATGTTTGTGATAACGAATTGAATAGGTAATGGATAAGATGTACTTTAATGAGGACATTGACACAATCACGTGTGACTGTTGTCTTAGCAACATACAAACTCGCTTTAGGCATGGGAGCAGGGCCAGGAAATTATTTTAGGTCCAATGAAAGGCTTATGCTAGGCTTTTCAAGGGAGAGGGAGACGGGATaacaagaaaatggaaaaacagTGAAGCGCGTATCAAGTGATTGAATTATTGTATTGGCAATTCATGTCTCACAACTCATACTAAGCTTTCCAAAAATACtgatataggagaagaaaaaaataaaattcatttcttcaaaagttaaaattaacttgtgcacaagttaattaatttgtaaaaacttTTCGTATtagttctttcaaaaactaTCGTTTACTTGTGCATAGGCTGATGGTGGTGCGGAACACCTGATGGAAACCGATTTTGAGATCCAAGTTGGAATTGGAAGAGATGACAATTTTTTAgtgctttttaaaaataaaatatagtgatgtttttcaatcattattattttaaaatttaaaattttgacaaTATTAACAAAACACTAACTTTGTTCACAGAGGAAGCAAATatggttttaaaatttaatggatcaaaatgaaaaaattatgacatttagctttaaaaaaaacaaggtaAATATTACGAGTTcacttttgacttttttttatatccccatcttatttaaataacttaaaaatagtaaaaaaatcctttttatttttacaaatatcTTGTGTGTGACTTAAGTTTtcgatataaatttaaaaattcatttttcatttttaaaatataaattttagttacatGTTTTAAGTGTTCTCGGTGATTATTTtccgttaaaataaaaattatttaataatatacttttatattataaattagaatataaacTCAAAGAGAAAATTTCTTATTAGTTTCACTCTCaattagatattttaatatttctttatgtgtttttCATATGCTAACTACATAATTAGCCAAAATAATTGTATCTCAAATTTCAACTATTTTAAGTTATCCTCGTGTCATCTTTCCATGTATATTTGATCTTTTGTTGTCCATTTCAATTtatctttcacaaaaaaaatactttattacaaaatttaatagtaaaataataactttatcataatttaaattacttattatacatctaaaatataatttacatatttaaaaatatttattaatataaattttaatttaaaaacaaaaaagtataaaaaaccTGCTCCTAAAGTTACATTTTAAAACAACTTTACAATTTTGGCTTAATGACATTTTttacctttaattttttatttttttattttatcccaacaacaatttgacatattttacctcaaatttttaacaaatttagaGATTTTatcctcattttttttacttttaatataatttcatttttttaaaaaaaattggccaATTTtgcatttagttttttatttttttgataaattttacctTCAatctttatgtttattaataaaaaatgactgacgataaaatttataatttttttaaaagttggaATAAAATAtacgaaattaaaaaattagaagtaaaatttatccaaaataaaaaaaatggaggttaaaaatgcaaaaggctacaatttttaaaatccaaAGCTCAACACATCCACCTAGTCCCAATATCGTTGTTGAGCATGAGTGTTAATTGTTGGTAATTTCAATTTTGCCCCCGAAAAAGAAGTGGTTATCGAACAAAATGAGCATAGCGAAGCCTCCTAAACGCTTTGGTTtcttcaccaccaccacccttctttctctctctctctttctaaaaaccagaaacaacaaacacaaaccGAAAAGGCGAAAGGGGTTTTCCGAGTGAGATCTAGGGTTTCCATCGATTCGGAGAGAGGATATTGATCGAACGACCTCAGCGAGCAAGGACAGGAGGTGGAGTACTAGATCATGGATTCGGTGCCTTCGAATTCGCATGGAAACCTCGATGAGCAGATTTCTCAGCTCATGCAGTGCAAACCCTTGTCCGAGCAAGAGGTAACGTTGTTCCCGAAACCGCTTCATCTCGCTCCGTTTTATTCCTTTCGTTATTAAGAAATGCGATGCGCGGATCGGGAAAATCTCTTGTTATTTGTCATCGGTTTTGGCTTTTTGCTCCAACTGCTTCTCGCGCATCGATCCGTGGCTTGTTGTATCGAAAATTGAATCAGTTCCTCTTTTTTGTGAAATCTGGTTTCTCTCGGAATTGGAATGGCGACTGGAGTGCGCGTTTGTTCGAATATTCCGTTAGATTTGCG contains:
- the LOC100781261 gene encoding pentatricopeptide repeat-containing protein At4g32450, mitochondrial; this encodes MSSKRASSVTVSCLLKLCKGCCSHKGLSTLSAVSTAAERTDLQFSGGYQNDDSSGYQQNRVGFYLESQNKADSYELLNKQRPDYVSQANAGQNSYGAGQIADGGHINVTRNVHNNLVGHNGSVNGYFGQGDMKMQQKVGAGVDNAWGSGMHANPFVEKHDWTQEPGQGMQSPNAYSSPGPLESQGNLRGDLNQNIDHFQQPQNVHYKGSHEMRPQYPGYGQSQQSLKDGQYLPNLNTAQRSVVGSHLSSNANPDGESAKASNDSPYRGTLEELDNFCIEGNVKEAVEVLELLEKLDIPVDLPRYLQLMHQCGENKSLEEAKNVHRHALQHLSPLQVSTYNRILEMYLECGSVDDALNIFNNMPERNLTTWDTMITQLAKNGFAEDSIDLFTQFKNLGLKPDGQMFIGVLFACGMLGDIDEGMQHFESMNKDYGIVPSMTHFVSVVDMIGSIGHLDEAFEFIEKMPMKPSADIWETLMNLCRVHGNTGLGDCCAELVEQLDSSCLNEQSKAGLVPVKASDLTKEKEKRTLTNKNLLEVRSRVREYRAGDTFHPESDKIYALLRGLKSQMKEAGYVPETKFVLHDIDQEGKEEALLAHSERLAIAYGLLNSPARAPMRVIKNLRVCGDCHTALKIISKLVGRELIIRDAKRFHHFNDGLCSCRDYW